A genome region from Methylobacterium sp. FF17 includes the following:
- a CDS encoding PAS domain-containing protein, translated as MSGSAPDTRADLQPDLQADLLAVEGIAAVPTILDVVCQTTGMRFAAVARVTGDRWIACSVKDELGFGLRPGSELQVATTICDEIRESGTAVVIDHVAVHPTYCRHPTPERYGFQSYVSMPIRLPDGGFFGTLCALDPRPARVDTPAVVGMFKMFADLIGFHLDAHRRLAEGEAVRRSENFVNGILAASPDCVKVLSAEGTLEFISARGVALNQLDSAQDVLGRDYAALWPEDERDKLRAAIRAAAAGETARMVGFSPTAKGEPRWWEVIFAPFRQEGRAPKLVGISRDITERYEAEAARLAASATLRALNDSLEQQVAERTAELRLSRDILQSSTTPICAFDTEYRLIAFNRAHSDEFHRIFGHRVRLGEVFPDLFPLDQAPVMRSFMTRALRGEVFTVTEAFGDPDLAKPSWEVSYSSLRDEGGRIIGAFHYAKDISERLRAEAELARTQDALRQSQKMEAVGQLTGGVAHDFNNLLTIIRSSVDFLRRPELPEARKRRYLDAVSDTVDRAAKLTGQLLAFARRSALKPEVFEVGERLRAVSEMLDTVTGARIHVAIETLDEPCFVKADLSQFETALINLAVNARDAMEGEGTLSLRLDRTERLPSIRGHAEARGAFAAISLGDTGSGIKAERLDRIFEPFFTTKEVGKGTGLGLSQVFGFAKQSGGDVDVRTQLGSGTTFTLYLPEVPALPYAPEQEALPVEAVSPMGIGQSVLVVEDNVEVGRFATQILEDLGYRTTWAVNAEEALDRLGADGGGYDAVFSDVVMPGMGGIALAQHLRRRFPSLPILLASGYSHVLAQDGAEGFELIHKPYSAEQLGRILRQLTARRMDSLVG; from the coding sequence ATGAGCGGCTCCGCGCCCGATACCCGAGCGGATCTGCAGCCCGATCTGCAGGCCGACCTCCTTGCGGTCGAGGGCATCGCCGCCGTCCCGACCATCCTCGACGTGGTCTGCCAGACCACCGGAATGCGCTTTGCCGCCGTCGCCCGGGTCACGGGCGACCGCTGGATCGCCTGCAGCGTCAAGGACGAACTCGGGTTCGGCCTGCGGCCGGGCAGCGAGCTTCAGGTCGCCACCACCATCTGCGACGAGATCCGGGAGAGCGGGACGGCGGTGGTCATCGACCACGTGGCCGTGCACCCCACGTATTGCCGGCATCCGACGCCGGAACGCTACGGCTTCCAGAGCTACGTCTCGATGCCGATCCGGCTGCCGGACGGCGGCTTCTTCGGCACGCTCTGCGCCCTCGACCCCCGGCCGGCCCGGGTCGACACGCCCGCGGTCGTGGGCATGTTCAAGATGTTCGCCGACCTCATCGGCTTCCACCTCGACGCCCATCGACGCCTCGCGGAGGGCGAGGCCGTCCGGCGCAGCGAGAACTTCGTCAACGGCATCCTGGCCGCGAGCCCGGATTGCGTGAAGGTTTTGTCCGCCGAGGGCACGCTGGAGTTCATCAGCGCGCGCGGCGTCGCGTTGAACCAGCTCGATTCCGCGCAGGATGTCCTCGGCCGGGACTATGCCGCCCTGTGGCCGGAGGACGAGCGCGACAAGCTTCGCGCCGCGATCCGCGCCGCGGCCGCCGGTGAGACCGCCCGCATGGTGGGCTTCTCGCCGACGGCCAAGGGCGAGCCGCGCTGGTGGGAGGTGATCTTCGCGCCGTTCCGCCAGGAGGGACGCGCGCCGAAGCTCGTCGGGATCTCGCGGGACATCACCGAGCGCTACGAGGCCGAGGCCGCCCGGCTCGCCGCCTCGGCGACCCTCCGGGCGCTGAACGACAGCCTGGAACAGCAGGTCGCCGAGCGGACCGCCGAACTCCGGCTCTCGCGCGACATCCTGCAGTCGAGCACGACCCCGATCTGTGCCTTCGACACCGAATACCGCCTCATCGCCTTCAACCGGGCGCACAGCGACGAATTCCACCGGATCTTCGGCCACCGGGTACGCCTCGGCGAGGTCTTCCCCGACCTGTTCCCGCTGGATCAGGCCCCCGTCATGCGGAGCTTCATGACGCGCGCGCTCCGGGGCGAGGTCTTCACGGTGACCGAGGCGTTCGGGGACCCGGACCTCGCCAAGCCGTCCTGGGAGGTGTCGTACTCGTCCCTGCGCGACGAGGGCGGCCGGATCATCGGCGCCTTCCACTACGCCAAGGACATCTCGGAGCGGCTGCGCGCGGAGGCCGAACTCGCCCGCACGCAGGACGCCCTGCGCCAGAGCCAGAAGATGGAGGCCGTGGGGCAGTTGACCGGCGGCGTCGCCCACGACTTCAACAACCTGCTGACCATCATCCGCTCCTCGGTCGATTTCCTGCGACGGCCCGAACTGCCTGAGGCGCGCAAGCGGCGCTACCTCGACGCCGTCTCCGACACGGTCGACCGCGCCGCCAAGCTCACGGGCCAGTTGCTGGCCTTCGCGCGCCGTTCGGCCCTCAAGCCCGAGGTGTTCGAGGTGGGCGAGCGCCTGCGCGCCGTCTCCGAAATGCTCGACACCGTGACCGGCGCCCGCATCCACGTGGCCATCGAGACCCTGGACGAGCCCTGCTTCGTGAAGGCGGACCTCAGCCAGTTCGAGACGGCCCTGATCAACCTCGCGGTCAACGCCCGCGACGCGATGGAGGGCGAGGGAACCCTGAGCCTGCGCCTCGACCGGACGGAGCGGCTTCCCTCCATCCGGGGGCATGCGGAAGCCCGCGGGGCGTTCGCGGCGATCTCCCTCGGCGACACCGGCTCGGGCATCAAGGCCGAACGGCTGGATCGCATCTTCGAGCCGTTCTTCACCACCAAGGAGGTCGGCAAGGGCACCGGCCTCGGCCTCAGCCAGGTCTTCGGCTTCGCCAAGCAGTCGGGCGGCGACGTGGACGTGCGCACGCAGCTCGGGTCCGGCACCACCTTCACGCTCTACCTGCCCGAGGTCCCCGCCCTGCCATACGCGCCGGAGCAGGAGGCGCTCCCCGTCGAGGCCGTGTCTCCGATGGGCATCGGACAGAGCGTGCTCGTGGTCGAGGACAACGTGGAGGTCGGCCGGTTCGCCACGCAGATCCTGGAGGATCTCGGCTACAGGACGACCTGGGCGGTCAATGCCGAGGAGGCGCTGGACCGGCTCGGTGCCGATGGCGGCGGCTACGACGCCGTGTTCTCGGACGTCGTCATGCCGGGGATGGGCGGCATCGCGCTCGCCCAGCACCTGCGCCGACGCTTTCCGAGCCTGCCGATCCTCCTCGCCTCCGGGTACAGCCACGTCCTGGCGCAGGACGGCGCGGAGGGTTTCGAGCTCATCCACAAGCCGTATTCGGCCGAGCAGCTCGGGCGCATCCTGCGGCAACTGACGGCCCGGCGCATGGACAGCCTCGTCGGCTGA